Proteins co-encoded in one Streptomyces sp. NBC_01283 genomic window:
- a CDS encoding septum formation initiator family protein codes for MAVKDRDRFSTATRLRLLGEQTAERVYRSQTKRQARRSRLTGRAALLALVLCSLVVALAYPIRQYVSQRAEIADQRKEQAERRENVERLKDEKARWRDDAYAEQRVRDRLHYVMPGETGFTVVDPEAARKQRTDQGAAARPWYSNVWDGVDKADRPDDDD; via the coding sequence ATGGCCGTGAAGGACCGCGACCGGTTCTCCACCGCGACCAGGCTGCGGCTGCTCGGCGAGCAGACCGCGGAGCGTGTCTACCGCTCCCAGACCAAGCGCCAGGCACGCCGCTCCCGGCTGACGGGACGCGCCGCGCTCCTCGCGCTCGTGCTCTGCTCGCTGGTCGTCGCCCTCGCCTACCCGATAAGGCAGTACGTCTCCCAGCGCGCGGAGATCGCCGACCAGCGCAAGGAGCAGGCCGAGCGCCGCGAGAACGTCGAGAGACTGAAGGACGAGAAGGCCCGCTGGCGGGACGACGCGTACGCGGAGCAGCGTGTCCGGGACCGGCTGCACTATGTGATGCCGGGCGAGACCGGCTTCACGGTGGTCGATCCCGAGGCGGCGAGGAAGCAGCGCACCGACCAGGGGGCCGCCGCCCGACCCTGGTACTCGAACGTCTGGGACGGCGTCGACAAGGCCGACCGCCCGGACGACGACGACTGA
- a CDS encoding DUF501 domain-containing protein, with translation METPPPTTPRTEPTDADVEAFKQQLGRPPRGLRAIAHRCPCGQPDVVETAPRLPDGTPFPTTYYLTCPRAASAIGTLEANGVMKEMSERLTTDPELAAAYRAAHEDYIARRDAIEVLEGFPSAGGMPDRVKCLHVLVGHSLAAGPGVNPLGDEAIAMLPEWWRKGACVSTSEEERA, from the coding sequence ATGGAAACGCCCCCGCCGACCACCCCGCGCACCGAGCCCACCGACGCCGACGTCGAGGCCTTCAAGCAGCAGCTCGGCCGCCCGCCGCGCGGCCTGCGGGCCATCGCCCACCGCTGCCCGTGCGGGCAGCCGGACGTCGTCGAGACGGCGCCGCGCCTTCCGGACGGGACGCCGTTCCCGACGACGTACTACCTGACGTGCCCGCGGGCCGCCTCCGCGATCGGCACCCTTGAGGCCAACGGCGTCATGAAGGAGATGTCGGAGCGGCTGACGACGGACCCCGAGCTGGCCGCCGCCTACCGCGCGGCGCACGAGGACTACATCGCGCGCCGTGACGCCATCGAGGTCCTGGAGGGCTTCCCGAGCGCGGGCGGCATGCCGGACCGCGTGAAGTGCCTGCACGTCCTGGTCGGCCACTCGCTGGCCGCGGGGCCCGGCGTGAACCCGCTGGGCGACGAGGCCATCGCGATGCTGCCGGAGTGGTGGCGCAAGGGCGCGTGTGTCTCGACGAGCGAGGAAGAGCGCGCATGA
- a CDS encoding exopolyphosphatase, protein MTRVAAIDCGTNSIRLLVADADPRTGELVDLDRRMTIVRLGQGVDKTGRLAPEALERTFAACREYAEVIKEHGAERLRFVATSASRDAENRDDFVRGVLDILGVEPEVISGDQEAEFSFTGATKELAGSDHLAKPYLVVDIGGGSTEFVVGDDEVSAARSVDVGCVRLTERHIRTDPPAPAELDAVRADITAALDLAEQTVPIGEARTLVGLAGSVTTVAAIALGLDAYDSAAIHHSRISYEQVSEIAARLARATHDERAAIPVMHPGRVDVIVSGALVLLSIMDRTGAREVVVSEHDILDGIGWSIA, encoded by the coding sequence ATGACCCGCGTGGCAGCCATCGACTGCGGCACGAACTCGATCCGCCTCCTGGTGGCGGACGCGGACCCGCGGACCGGTGAACTGGTCGACCTGGACCGCAGGATGACGATCGTCCGCCTGGGCCAAGGGGTGGACAAGACGGGCCGCCTGGCCCCGGAGGCGCTGGAGCGCACCTTCGCCGCCTGCCGCGAGTACGCCGAGGTCATCAAGGAGCACGGCGCCGAGCGCCTCCGCTTCGTGGCGACCTCCGCGTCCCGCGACGCCGAGAACCGCGACGACTTCGTACGCGGTGTCCTGGACATCCTCGGCGTCGAGCCGGAGGTCATCAGCGGTGACCAGGAGGCCGAGTTCTCCTTCACAGGCGCGACGAAGGAACTGGCGGGCAGCGACCACCTGGCCAAGCCCTACCTCGTCGTCGACATCGGCGGCGGCTCCACGGAGTTCGTCGTCGGCGACGACGAGGTCAGCGCCGCCCGCTCCGTCGACGTCGGCTGCGTACGCCTCACGGAGCGGCACATCCGCACCGACCCGCCCGCGCCCGCCGAACTGGACGCCGTCCGCGCCGACATCACGGCCGCGCTGGACCTGGCCGAGCAGACGGTGCCGATCGGCGAGGCCCGCACCCTGGTCGGCCTGGCGGGGTCGGTGACGACGGTGGCCGCCATCGCGCTCGGCCTCGACGCGTACGACTCCGCGGCGATCCACCATTCCCGTATCTCCTACGAGCAGGTGAGCGAGATCGCCGCCCGCCTGGCACGGGCCACGCACGACGAGCGGGCCGCCATCCCGGTGATGCATCCGGGCCGTGTGGACGTCATCGTGTCCGGCGCGCTCGTCCTCCTGTCGATCATGGACAGGACCGGTGCCCGGGAGGTCGTCGTCAGTGAGCACGACATCCTCGACGGCATCGGCTGGTCGATCGCCTGA
- a CDS encoding NAD(P)/FAD-dependent oxidoreductase: MSTTERPRILVVGGGYVGLYAARRILKKMRYGEATVTVVDPRSYMTYQPFLPEAAAGSISPRHVVVPLRRVLPKAEVLTGRVTTIDQDRKVATIAPLVGEAYELPFDYLVIAMGAVSRTFPIPGLAEQGIGMKGIEEAIGLRNHVLEQLDKADSTTDEDVRRKALTFVFVGGGFAGAETIGEVEDMARDAAKYYNNVKREDMRFVLVDVADKILPEVGPKLGQYGKEHLEGRGVEVYLKTGMDSCVDGHVVLNNGLEVDSSTIVWTAGVKPNPALARFGLPLGPRGHVDTQTTLQVQGTDYIWAAGDNAQVPDMVGRKAGNENAWCPPNAQHALRQAKVLGDNVISGMRGFPQKEYSHANKGAVAGLGLHKGVAMIVMGKVKIKLKGRLAWYMHRAYHGMAMPTFNRKIRVFADWTLAVFLKREVVSLGAMETPREEFYEAAKPAPKPAVAKAEPVAAGSEEKAKAS; this comes from the coding sequence ATGAGCACCACGGAGCGTCCCAGGATCCTCGTAGTAGGCGGTGGGTACGTAGGCCTGTACGCAGCTCGGCGCATCCTCAAGAAGATGCGCTACGGAGAGGCGACCGTCACGGTCGTCGACCCCCGGTCGTACATGACCTACCAGCCCTTCCTCCCCGAAGCCGCCGCCGGCAGCATTTCGCCTCGGCATGTCGTCGTCCCGCTGCGACGCGTGCTGCCCAAGGCGGAAGTTCTGACCGGCCGGGTCACCACCATCGATCAGGACCGCAAGGTCGCGACGATCGCCCCCCTCGTGGGCGAGGCGTACGAGCTGCCTTTCGACTACCTGGTCATCGCGATGGGCGCGGTCTCCCGCACCTTCCCGATCCCCGGCCTCGCCGAGCAGGGCATCGGCATGAAGGGCATCGAGGAGGCCATCGGCCTGCGCAACCACGTCCTCGAGCAGCTGGACAAGGCTGACTCCACGACGGACGAGGACGTCCGCCGCAAGGCGCTGACCTTCGTCTTCGTCGGCGGTGGCTTCGCGGGTGCGGAGACCATCGGTGAGGTCGAGGACATGGCCCGCGACGCGGCCAAGTACTACAACAACGTGAAGCGCGAGGACATGCGCTTCGTGCTCGTCGACGTCGCGGACAAGATCCTCCCCGAGGTCGGCCCGAAGCTCGGCCAGTACGGCAAGGAGCACCTTGAGGGCCGCGGTGTCGAGGTCTACCTCAAGACCGGCATGGACTCCTGCGTGGACGGCCACGTGGTGCTCAACAACGGCCTCGAGGTCGACTCCAGCACCATCGTGTGGACCGCGGGCGTCAAGCCCAACCCGGCGCTCGCGCGCTTCGGTCTGCCGCTCGGCCCCCGTGGCCACGTCGACACCCAGACGACCCTCCAGGTCCAGGGCACCGACTACATCTGGGCCGCGGGCGACAACGCCCAGGTGCCGGACATGGTCGGCCGCAAGGCCGGCAACGAGAACGCCTGGTGCCCGCCGAACGCCCAGCACGCGCTGCGTCAGGCCAAGGTCCTCGGCGACAACGTGATCTCCGGCATGCGGGGCTTCCCGCAGAAGGAGTACAGCCACGCCAACAAGGGTGCGGTCGCCGGTCTCGGCCTGCACAAGGGCGTCGCGATGATCGTCATGGGCAAGGTGAAGATCAAGCTCAAGGGCCGTCTGGCCTGGTACATGCACCGCGCGTACCACGGCATGGCGATGCCGACGTTCAACCGCAAGATCCGCGTCTTCGCGGACTGGACGCTCGCGGTCTTCCTCAAGCGTGAGGTCGTCTCGCTGGGCGCCATGGAGACGCCGCGCGAGGAGTTCTACGAGGCTGCCAAGCCCGCGCCGAAGCCCGCCGTGGCCAAGGCCGAGCCGGTCGCCGCCGGGTCCGAGGAGAAGGCCAAGGCCTCCTGA
- a CDS encoding class I SAM-dependent methyltransferase, with protein sequence MPDAALRLKSLAEQLLGAPLPVRIRAWDGSEAGPPGAPTLVVRNRRALRRLMWKPGELGLARAWVAGDLDVEGDLYAALDRLAGFIWERDEDAKSLRESLRDPGFRAAARTLIGLAAPFLPPAPPPEEMRGRGRLHLHTKGSDRQAISHHYDVGNDFYELVLGPSMVYSCAYWGADDEEASTLEDAQRDKLELISRKLALKPGMRLLDVGCGWGSMAIHAAREHGASVVGVTLSQEQAAYARKRIAEEGLTDRVEIRVQDYRDVRDGPYDAISSIGMAEHVGAERYLEYAHDLHALLKPGGRLLNHQIARRPQTDESTYEVDDFIDAYVFPGGELAPVGSTVGQLERAGFEVRDVEAIREHYALTLRRWVANLEAHWKEGQRLTSPGRARIWRLYMAASALAFERNRIGVNQVLAVKTPEIGTSGMPLRARDWQ encoded by the coding sequence ATGCCAGACGCCGCACTGCGGCTGAAGAGCCTCGCCGAACAACTGCTGGGAGCCCCGCTCCCCGTTCGTATTCGTGCCTGGGACGGTTCGGAAGCAGGCCCGCCGGGTGCCCCCACCCTCGTCGTACGCAACCGCCGCGCCCTGCGCCGCCTGATGTGGAAGCCGGGCGAGCTGGGCCTCGCCCGCGCCTGGGTGGCCGGGGACCTGGACGTCGAGGGCGATCTGTACGCCGCGCTCGACCGGCTCGCCGGGTTCATCTGGGAGCGCGACGAGGACGCCAAGAGCCTCCGGGAATCCCTGCGCGACCCGGGGTTCCGCGCCGCGGCCCGCACCCTGATCGGCCTCGCCGCGCCCTTCCTGCCGCCCGCCCCGCCGCCGGAGGAGATGCGCGGCCGTGGCCGTCTGCACCTGCACACCAAGGGCAGCGACCGCCAGGCCATCAGCCACCACTACGACGTGGGCAACGACTTCTACGAGCTGGTGCTCGGCCCCTCGATGGTCTACTCGTGCGCATACTGGGGGGCCGATGATGAGGAAGCCTCGACCCTGGAGGACGCCCAGCGCGACAAGCTGGAGCTCATCTCCCGCAAGCTCGCCCTGAAGCCCGGCATGCGGCTCCTGGACGTGGGCTGCGGCTGGGGCTCCATGGCGATCCACGCGGCGCGCGAGCACGGCGCCTCCGTCGTCGGCGTCACGCTCTCCCAGGAGCAGGCCGCGTACGCCAGGAAGCGCATCGCGGAGGAGGGCCTGACCGACCGGGTCGAGATCCGCGTCCAGGACTACCGCGACGTGCGCGACGGGCCGTACGACGCGATCTCCTCCATCGGTATGGCCGAACACGTTGGCGCCGAGAGGTACTTGGAGTACGCACACGACCTGCACGCGCTCCTCAAGCCCGGCGGCCGGCTCCTCAACCACCAGATCGCGCGCCGCCCGCAGACCGACGAGTCGACGTACGAGGTCGACGACTTCATCGACGCCTATGTGTTCCCCGGCGGCGAGCTCGCCCCCGTGGGATCCACCGTCGGGCAGCTGGAGCGCGCCGGGTTCGAGGTGCGCGACGTGGAGGCGATCCGCGAGCACTACGCCCTCACCCTGCGCCGCTGGGTCGCCAACCTGGAGGCCCACTGGAAGGAGGGCCAGCGGCTCACCTCGCCGGGCCGCGCCCGCATCTGGCGCCTCTACATGGCGGCCTCCGCGCTCGCCTTCGAGCGCAACCGCATCGGCGTCAATCAGGTCCTCGCGGTGAAGACCCCGGAGATCGGCACCTCCGGGATGCCGCTGCGGGCCCGCGACTGGCAGTAG